The following coding sequences lie in one Mycobacterium gordonae genomic window:
- a CDS encoding Rv1453 family transcriptional regulator, with protein sequence MVDSKLSPQIRELIRQGAWIALNPTPEWLEQLDRASVAGNSAIAGDPTLAAAVSSSNRANLVHFATSHLRDPGGVVSAYLGPEPLRMARILVRRGLGASAPDIYRIGQNVALQRWMDIVFDLTSDPHELRELLNVISRSASDFVDLTLAAIARQMKLEHTELAQGAIVERRKIVEFILDGESMNHKRAEARLGYALSGSHTAAILWCDEPDGDSRLMDRTVAALGQVVGCPQPFAVVASEATRWVWFKDVAEIDGEKVRRVLDETPRLRLAIGAGARGVDGFRNSYEQALTAQHMMVRLRSRQQVAHFEDIQMVALLTQKQGQADAFISHTLGSLASAGSVLRDTLLTYINEQCNAARAAQQLYIHRNTLLSRLDAAQRLLPRPLERTTVRVAVALEALKWFGSRDQDSTLTAD encoded by the coding sequence GTGGTAGATAGCAAATTGTCGCCGCAGATCCGCGAGCTGATCCGCCAAGGAGCCTGGATCGCTCTCAACCCAACCCCAGAATGGCTGGAACAGCTCGACCGGGCATCCGTGGCCGGCAACTCCGCGATCGCCGGAGATCCGACCCTGGCCGCAGCGGTCAGTTCGTCCAATCGTGCGAACCTCGTGCACTTCGCCACCAGTCACTTGCGTGACCCCGGTGGCGTCGTGTCGGCGTACCTCGGGCCTGAGCCGTTGCGGATGGCTCGCATTCTGGTGCGCCGGGGCCTTGGCGCTTCGGCGCCCGACATCTACCGCATCGGCCAGAACGTGGCTTTGCAGCGCTGGATGGACATCGTGTTCGACCTCACGTCCGATCCGCATGAACTCAGAGAGCTACTCAATGTGATCTCGCGCTCAGCGAGTGATTTCGTCGACTTGACGCTAGCCGCGATCGCGCGGCAGATGAAGCTGGAGCACACCGAACTGGCCCAGGGGGCGATCGTCGAGCGGCGCAAGATCGTCGAATTCATCCTCGACGGCGAGTCCATGAACCACAAACGGGCTGAAGCGCGACTGGGGTACGCGCTCAGCGGATCTCACACCGCCGCCATCCTGTGGTGTGACGAGCCTGACGGCGATAGCCGGCTGATGGACCGGACGGTTGCCGCATTGGGGCAGGTTGTCGGATGCCCACAACCATTCGCGGTGGTCGCCAGCGAGGCGACTCGCTGGGTGTGGTTCAAGGATGTCGCCGAAATCGACGGTGAAAAGGTCCGTAGAGTGCTCGACGAAACTCCCAGGCTGCGCCTCGCGATCGGCGCCGGTGCGCGAGGCGTCGACGGTTTCCGCAACAGCTATGAGCAGGCCCTCACCGCGCAGCACATGATGGTGCGGTTGCGGTCACGACAGCAGGTAGCGCACTTCGAAGACATCCAGATGGTCGCGCTGCTCACCCAAAAGCAAGGTCAGGCAGATGCTTTCATCAGCCATACGCTCGGTTCCCTCGCCTCGGCCGGCTCGGTGCTTCGGGACACGTTGCTGACGTACATCAACGAGCAGTGCAATGCCGCCCGCGCGGCCCAACAGCTCTACATCCACCGCAACACCCTGTTGAGCCGGCTCGATGCCGCCCAACGACTGCTGCCGCGGCCGTTGGA
- a CDS encoding PPOX class F420-dependent oxidoreductase, whose protein sequence is MGRKIATADEVGFAELLEFVRPRHRMVLTTFRTDGSLQSSPVTGGVDAQGRIVIASYPQRAKSVNIRRTGRASVVVLSDEFNGPYVQLDGGAEVIDAPAAVEPLVDYYRPIAGEHSDWDEYRRAMRDQNKCLLRVTANRWGPVATGGFPPE, encoded by the coding sequence ATGGGTCGGAAAATTGCGACAGCGGACGAAGTGGGTTTTGCCGAATTGCTGGAATTCGTCCGGCCGCGACACCGGATGGTACTGACCACCTTTCGTACGGACGGCTCGCTGCAGAGCTCGCCGGTAACCGGTGGAGTCGATGCGCAGGGCAGGATTGTCATCGCGAGCTATCCTCAGCGCGCGAAGAGCGTCAACATCCGACGGACGGGCAGAGCAAGCGTCGTCGTGCTTTCCGACGAATTTAACGGCCCCTACGTACAACTCGATGGCGGCGCCGAGGTGATCGATGCGCCTGCTGCGGTTGAACCCCTCGTCGATTATTACCGGCCGATCGCCGGGGAGCACTCGGACTGGGACGAATATCGCCGCGCGATGCGCGACCAGAACAAGTGTCTGCTGCGCGTCACTGCCAACCGGTGGGGACCGGTGGCCACGGGTGGCTTCCCGCCGGAGTAG
- the zwf gene encoding glucose-6-phosphate dehydrogenase, with the protein MATKNPQTIAYPAPEARPHHRDNAPLEPHVIVLFGATGDLAKRKLIPGLAHLDQSELAPNIQIIATSLEDLSDDEFREIAKNAIDEFGTHKLTSEQWEEFAKILAYVPQDAGAQALADAVAKAEDTLGENVRRLHYLSVPPKAAHDVIDMLREADLVDRSRVVMEKPFGTDYDSAVALNDFVHDTFDESQIFRIDHFLGKEAAQNILAFRFANGLFEPIWNRNFIDHIQIDIPETLGLDQRANFYENTGAYRDMVVTHLLQVMAFVVMEPPTALEPRAISEEKNKVFRSMLPIKTANVVRGQYSGYRQEDGVSKDSDTETFIALKVGVDNWRWAGVPIYLRTGKKMAEGIRIISIAFKEAPRTMFPPGSGVGTQGPDHLTFDLADNSKVSLSFYGKRPGPGMKLDKLSMQFSTQEIDTAADVLEAYERLILDAMRGDHTLFTTAEGIESLWERSQDLLDDPPPAKLYQPGTWGPNAIHQLIAPNAWRLPFEREWRERRAEP; encoded by the coding sequence GTGGCCACCAAGAACCCGCAGACTATCGCATACCCGGCGCCCGAGGCGCGTCCGCACCACCGCGACAACGCTCCATTGGAACCCCACGTCATCGTGTTGTTCGGCGCGACAGGCGATCTGGCTAAACGCAAGCTGATCCCCGGGCTGGCGCACCTGGACCAGTCGGAACTGGCACCGAATATTCAGATCATTGCCACGTCACTCGAAGACCTAAGCGATGACGAATTTCGGGAGATCGCCAAGAACGCGATCGACGAGTTCGGCACCCACAAACTCACCTCTGAGCAGTGGGAGGAATTCGCGAAGATTCTCGCCTACGTCCCGCAGGATGCGGGAGCGCAGGCACTCGCCGATGCGGTGGCGAAAGCCGAAGACACGCTTGGCGAGAACGTGCGGCGCCTTCATTATCTGTCGGTCCCTCCGAAAGCGGCGCACGACGTCATCGACATGCTGCGCGAAGCGGATCTCGTCGATCGCTCGCGAGTAGTGATGGAGAAGCCGTTCGGCACTGACTACGACAGCGCGGTGGCACTCAACGACTTCGTGCACGACACCTTCGATGAATCCCAGATTTTCCGCATCGACCATTTTCTGGGCAAAGAGGCCGCGCAGAACATCTTGGCTTTTCGCTTCGCCAACGGGCTGTTCGAGCCGATTTGGAACCGCAACTTCATCGACCACATTCAGATCGACATTCCCGAGACCCTCGGCCTGGACCAGCGAGCGAACTTCTACGAGAACACCGGCGCCTACCGCGACATGGTGGTCACCCATCTGCTTCAGGTGATGGCATTCGTCGTGATGGAACCGCCCACCGCGCTGGAACCCCGCGCGATCAGCGAAGAAAAGAACAAAGTGTTCCGGTCGATGCTGCCGATAAAGACGGCCAATGTGGTGCGCGGACAATACAGCGGCTACCGCCAGGAAGACGGTGTGTCAAAGGATTCCGACACCGAAACTTTCATTGCGCTCAAGGTGGGGGTGGACAACTGGCGCTGGGCCGGCGTGCCGATCTATTTGCGCACCGGCAAGAAGATGGCCGAGGGTATCCGCATCATTTCGATTGCTTTCAAAGAGGCGCCGCGAACGATGTTCCCGCCCGGATCTGGAGTTGGCACACAGGGACCCGATCACCTCACATTCGACCTCGCCGACAACTCGAAAGTCTCGCTGTCGTTCTACGGAAAGCGGCCGGGTCCGGGAATGAAACTCGACAAGCTGTCCATGCAATTCTCGACGCAGGAGATCGATACCGCGGCAGACGTGTTGGAGGCCTACGAACGGCTGATTCTGGACGCGATGCGCGGCGACCACACGCTGTTCACCACCGCCGAGGGGATCGAATCGCTCTGGGAGCGATCACAAGATCTGTTGGACGACCCGCCGCCGGCGAAGCTGTATCAGCCCGGCACCTGGGGCCCTAACGCCATCCATCAGTTGATCGCTCCGAATGCGTGGCGGTTGCCGTTCGAACGGGAGTGGCGTGAGCGCCGCGCTGAGCCCTAG
- the hrpA gene encoding ATP-dependent RNA helicase HrpA — protein MARVADPTVSELRRRLDELTIRDAARLRRRLQNVRGGFRPEKLRQLAQQVAAAESLVAARQAAVPTISYPDLPITERRQEISEAILNHQVVIVAGETGSGKTTQLPKICLDLGRGVRGTIGHTQPRRLAARTVAQRIADELHSPLGDVVGYTVRFTDQVSDRTLIRLMTDGILLAEIQRDRRLLQYDTLILDEAHERSLNIDFLLGYLRALLPRRPELKVIVTSATIEPQRFAAHFAGAPIVEVSGRTYPVQIRYRPLELPVSVGAQDDPDDPDHEIIRTETRDEIEAIADAIDELHAEPPGDVLVFLSGEREIRDTAEALAGLKHTEVLPLYARLPTAEQHKVFAPHTSRRVVLATNVAETSLTVPGIRYVVDPGNARISRYSRRLKVQRLPIEPVSQASAAQRAGRCGRVAPGVCIRLYSEEDFATRPRYTEPEILRTNLASVILQMAALQLGDIERFPFLDPPDQRSIRDGVQLLQELGAFDQQGAITDLGRRLARLPVDPRLGRMILQADREGCVREILVLAAALTIPDPRERPVDREEAARQSHARFADESSDFIAYLNLWRYLRDQRKELSGSAFRRMCRKEFLHYLRIREWQDLVGQLRSIARDLGIRESDETADPARIHAALLAGLLSHVGMRREDTREYLGARNARFVLAPGSVLTKRPPQWVVAAELVETSRLYGRTAARIQPEVVERVAGELVQRTYSEPHWETKRGEVLAYERVTLYGLPLVARRRVGYAKVEPVVARELFIRHALVEGDWQTRHHFFRDNARRRAELEELEERARRRDLLVGDDDLHAWFDARIPADVVSAQHFDAWWKKQRHRTPELLTFSRDDLLRSDEAAASKDRPDTWRTGDAALPLTYRFEPGATDDGVTVHVPIDVLARLGGDEFAWQVPALREELVTALIRSLPKDLRRNFVPAPDTARAVLLGIDPSGEPLLNALQRELRRRTGVVVPVEAFDLDTLPPHLRVTFAVESADGTEVARGKDLHALQERLATPARRAVAHAVAGELERTRLHSWPEDMAELPPVVERAVEGRSVRGFPAFVDSGAAVDLRVYATAAEQRSAMGPGLRRLIRLSVPSPVKAVERQLDPRTRLILGTNPDGSLPALLDDCADAAADTLTPQAVWTRDAFTALCDQIAAKLVPTTVDVVGRIAKVLSVAQEVQLLLPAQPPATQAQAISDVRTQLNRLLPPGFVTAAGAAHLADLARYLTAIKRRLERLPQGLQGDRERMARVQAVQDAFDQLLRALPATRTNAGDIRDISRQIEELRVSLWAQQLGTPRPVSEQRIYRAIDAARERS, from the coding sequence CTGGCCCGAGTGGCCGATCCGACCGTCAGCGAGTTGCGCAGACGCCTCGACGAGTTGACGATTCGCGACGCCGCCCGCTTGCGCAGGCGTCTGCAGAATGTTCGCGGCGGCTTCAGGCCGGAGAAGTTGCGACAGCTCGCCCAGCAGGTCGCTGCCGCTGAATCGCTGGTGGCCGCCCGCCAAGCCGCCGTGCCGACGATCAGTTACCCCGACCTCCCGATCACCGAGCGCCGCCAGGAAATCAGCGAAGCGATACTCAACCACCAGGTCGTCATCGTCGCCGGAGAAACCGGCTCCGGCAAGACCACCCAGTTACCCAAGATCTGCCTCGATCTCGGCCGCGGCGTGCGCGGCACGATTGGACACACGCAGCCCCGTCGGCTGGCCGCCCGGACCGTCGCGCAACGCATCGCCGACGAACTGCACAGCCCACTCGGCGACGTCGTGGGGTACACCGTCCGCTTTACCGATCAGGTTAGCGACCGCACCCTGATCAGATTGATGACCGACGGCATCCTGCTCGCCGAAATCCAGCGCGACCGCCGCCTGCTGCAGTACGACACGCTCATTCTCGACGAGGCCCACGAACGCAGTCTCAACATCGATTTTCTGTTGGGCTACCTGCGAGCGTTGCTGCCCCGCCGGCCCGAGTTGAAGGTGATCGTCACGTCCGCCACCATCGAACCGCAGCGTTTCGCCGCGCATTTCGCAGGGGCTCCCATCGTGGAGGTGTCTGGACGGACCTATCCGGTGCAGATCCGGTACCGGCCGCTGGAGCTGCCCGTTTCGGTTGGCGCGCAGGATGATCCCGACGATCCCGATCACGAGATCATTCGAACCGAGACGCGCGATGAGATCGAAGCGATCGCCGATGCTATCGACGAGCTGCATGCGGAGCCGCCGGGCGACGTCTTGGTGTTCCTATCCGGAGAGCGCGAAATTCGGGACACCGCAGAGGCGTTGGCGGGTCTAAAACACACCGAAGTGCTTCCTTTGTACGCGCGGCTACCCACCGCCGAGCAACACAAGGTCTTCGCGCCGCACACCAGTCGCCGGGTAGTGCTGGCGACCAATGTGGCAGAGACGTCGTTGACCGTGCCGGGAATCCGCTACGTCGTGGACCCGGGTAACGCCAGGATCTCGCGGTACAGCCGGCGATTGAAGGTACAGCGACTGCCCATCGAGCCGGTTTCGCAGGCATCGGCCGCCCAGCGAGCCGGCCGGTGTGGCCGGGTGGCACCGGGGGTGTGCATCCGTCTCTACTCCGAGGAGGATTTCGCTACCCGCCCGCGCTACACCGAGCCGGAGATACTCCGGACCAACCTCGCCTCGGTGATCCTGCAGATGGCGGCGTTGCAACTTGGGGACATCGAAAGATTTCCCTTTCTGGATCCACCTGATCAGCGCAGCATCCGTGACGGGGTGCAGCTGTTGCAGGAACTCGGCGCTTTCGACCAGCAAGGCGCGATCACCGATCTTGGCCGTCGACTGGCGCGGCTGCCCGTCGACCCACGTCTCGGCCGGATGATCCTGCAGGCCGACCGCGAAGGATGCGTGCGCGAAATCCTGGTGCTCGCCGCGGCGCTGACCATCCCGGACCCGCGGGAGCGGCCCGTCGACCGCGAAGAGGCGGCGCGCCAGAGCCACGCCAGGTTCGCCGATGAGAGCTCCGACTTCATCGCCTACCTCAACCTTTGGCGTTATCTTCGAGATCAGCGAAAGGAATTGTCGGGCAGCGCTTTTCGACGGATGTGTCGCAAGGAGTTCCTGCACTACCTGCGGATCCGCGAGTGGCAGGACCTGGTCGGCCAATTGCGGAGCATCGCCCGCGATCTGGGTATCAGGGAGTCTGACGAGACGGCGGACCCGGCGCGGATTCACGCGGCGCTGCTGGCAGGGTTGCTGTCACATGTGGGAATGCGCCGCGAGGACACCCGCGAGTATCTGGGCGCGCGCAATGCGCGCTTCGTACTCGCGCCCGGCTCGGTGCTGACCAAACGCCCGCCGCAATGGGTCGTCGCCGCGGAATTAGTGGAGACCAGCCGACTCTATGGCCGGACCGCCGCGCGCATTCAGCCAGAGGTCGTCGAGCGAGTCGCGGGTGAGCTGGTGCAGCGCACCTACAGCGAACCACATTGGGAAACAAAACGTGGTGAAGTGCTGGCCTACGAGCGGGTGACACTGTACGGCCTGCCGCTGGTCGCGCGCCGCAGAGTCGGGTACGCCAAGGTCGAGCCGGTGGTGGCGCGCGAGTTGTTCATCCGACACGCACTGGTGGAAGGCGATTGGCAGACTCGTCACCACTTCTTCCGCGACAACGCGCGACGGCGCGCGGAACTGGAGGAGCTCGAGGAGCGGGCTCGTCGCCGCGACCTGCTCGTCGGTGACGACGACCTTCATGCGTGGTTCGACGCACGTATTCCTGCTGATGTCGTGTCCGCGCAACACTTTGACGCGTGGTGGAAGAAGCAGCGGCACCGGACCCCGGAGCTGCTGACCTTCTCGCGCGATGACCTGTTGCGCTCGGACGAGGCGGCCGCAAGCAAGGATCGCCCGGACACCTGGCGGACCGGTGATGCCGCACTACCGCTGACCTACCGATTCGAGCCGGGGGCGACCGATGACGGTGTGACGGTGCACGTCCCGATCGACGTCTTGGCGCGCCTGGGAGGTGACGAATTCGCCTGGCAGGTACCGGCACTGCGCGAGGAACTGGTCACCGCCCTGATCCGCTCACTGCCGAAAGATCTGCGACGCAACTTCGTTCCCGCCCCCGACACCGCGCGGGCCGTGCTGCTCGGCATCGACCCGTCCGGCGAGCCGCTGCTGAACGCGTTGCAGCGTGAATTGCGCAGGCGCACGGGTGTTGTGGTACCCGTCGAGGCTTTCGACCTGGACACGCTACCGCCGCATCTGCGGGTGACGTTTGCCGTCGAGTCTGCGGACGGGACCGAGGTGGCACGCGGGAAGGATCTGCATGCCCTGCAGGAGCGCCTTGCAACGCCGGCCCGACGAGCCGTCGCTCATGCGGTCGCTGGGGAGCTCGAGCGGACAAGATTACATTCTTGGCCCGAGGACATGGCAGAACTGCCACCCGTCGTCGAGCGCGCCGTCGAAGGACGATCCGTCAGAGGCTTTCCCGCCTTCGTCGATTCGGGTGCCGCCGTCGACCTTCGGGTGTACGCCACGGCCGCCGAGCAGCGGAGCGCGATGGGTCCGGGACTGCGCCGGCTGATCCGCCTCAGTGTGCCGTCACCGGTTAAAGCTGTTGAGCGTCAGCTTGATCCGCGAACCCGCCTGATCCTCGGAACCAATCCGGACGGTTCGCTGCCTGCCCTTCTCGACGACTGCGCTGACGCGGCGGCGGACACGCTCACACCGCAGGCGGTGTGGACGCGTGATGCGTTCACGGCGCTGTGCGATCAAATAGCGGCGAAACTGGTTCCGACGACCGTCGACGTCGTGGGTCGCATCGCCAAGGTATTGTCCGTGGCCCAAGAAGTGCAGCTCCTGTTGCCCGCCCAGCCGCCGGCCACTCAGGCGCAAGCCATCTCCGACGTGCGGACACAACTCAACCGGTTGTTGCCACCTGGATTTGTGACAGCCGCCGGGGCTGCCCACCTTGCTGACCTGGCCCGCTACCTGACGGCGATCAAACGCCGACTCGAGAGGCTGCCGCAGGGGCTACAGGGAGATCGAGAACGGATGGCGCGAGTACAGGCCGTGCAGGACGCATTCGACCAGCTGCTGCGCGCGCTGCCGGCTACCCGGACGAATGCGGGCGACATCCGCGATATCAGCCGCCAGATCGAGGAGTTGCGGGTGAGCCTGTGGGCCCAGCAGTTGGGCACCCCGCGTCCGGTCAGCGAACAACGCATCTATCGGGCGATTGACGCAGCGCGCGAACGCAGTTGA
- a CDS encoding aldo/keto reductase yields MSTVPSITLNDGNPIPQLGFGVFQIEPDQTAAAVRAALEVGYRHIDTAQMYGNEKEVGEGVQDTGLDRGEVFITSKLNNGYHRPDDARRAFDATLSALASDYVDLFLIHWPLPTLYDGDFLSTWNALQEFAADGRARSIGVSNFQPAHLDRLADGAQTVPAVNQIEVHPYFANDDVRGYGKAHGIATEAWSPIAQGRVLDDEVITGIAKAFGKTPAQVVLRWHIQRGDIVFPKSVSAERVKSNFELFDFELSDHHVASISALDQGENGRIGPHPDKFDYVPD; encoded by the coding sequence ATGAGCACTGTCCCGTCAATCACGCTCAACGACGGGAACCCGATCCCGCAATTGGGCTTCGGCGTCTTCCAGATCGAGCCAGATCAGACGGCCGCGGCTGTGCGGGCCGCACTCGAGGTGGGCTATCGGCACATCGACACGGCGCAGATGTACGGCAATGAGAAAGAGGTAGGCGAGGGCGTCCAGGACACGGGGCTGGACCGCGGCGAAGTGTTCATCACCAGCAAACTCAACAACGGGTATCACCGGCCGGATGACGCGCGTCGGGCGTTCGACGCGACGTTGTCGGCGCTCGCATCGGACTACGTCGACCTCTTCCTGATCCACTGGCCGCTGCCGACGCTCTACGACGGCGACTTTCTCTCCACGTGGAATGCGTTGCAGGAATTCGCTGCTGATGGACGCGCCCGCAGCATCGGAGTCTCAAACTTTCAACCCGCTCATCTCGATCGGCTGGCTGACGGCGCGCAGACCGTGCCTGCGGTCAATCAGATCGAGGTGCACCCGTACTTCGCCAACGATGACGTGCGCGGCTACGGCAAGGCCCACGGCATCGCTACCGAGGCGTGGTCTCCGATCGCCCAGGGCAGGGTGCTCGATGACGAGGTGATCACCGGCATCGCCAAGGCGTTCGGAAAGACGCCGGCACAGGTGGTGTTGCGTTGGCACATTCAGCGCGGTGACATCGTCTTTCCCAAATCTGTCTCCGCCGAACGGGTGAAGTCGAACTTCGAGCTCTTCGACTTCGAGCTCTCTGATCACCACGTCGCATCGATCAGCGCGCTGGATCAGGGCGAGAACGGCCGCATCGGTCCACACCCGGACAAGTTCGACTACGTCCCGGACTGA
- a CDS encoding adenylate/guanylate cyclase domain-containing protein: MRRTWTWTFDLQPDQLWPVLADTNRFNEALGLPPYTLDETPQPNGTVLRRGRGKAAGFTLEWEEKPYEWVSGRHFRQSRVFSKGPFRRFGPDFDVEPDGCGGSRVSYALEWEPLNMAGRLFGARLAAQAGEHVRRRVLEAVAYLRGDDAADRLTPFVLPEPMLPPGARERATAIAREIDRSAYGNGLGDRLAELVLHAMAADLNRLRPKVLAGQLGVPVRAATEACLTAVKSGLLCMKWDLLCPNCRGAKVSVPSLADLPHGAHCSSCNIDYDRDFERNVELTFTPSPTVRPLREGEFCLSGPMSTAHVVVQVLLSPGERRTVPIDLLPGSYRGRTLHPGAVVDVEYAADAFPDLRITATGVELLAEPDGNDEPGTVTFVNETGYELAALIEERSWTRQALTAPEVISLQAFRDMFAEATLRPGDDAGVSQVALLFTDLRGSTELYERVGDATAYNLVREHFTLLAEIVRDHAGAIVKTIGDAVMASFDDPAQAVRAALAMQAKIAASAHGAEHLVLKVGVHAGPSVVVTLNDRLDYFGSTVNMAARLQGQSAGEDIVLSEAIASDPAVQEFLADIPQRHETVALKGFNEPVGFLRLLSLASPRDGEDGH; this comes from the coding sequence ATGCGTCGCACGTGGACCTGGACATTTGACCTGCAGCCGGATCAACTCTGGCCGGTGCTGGCTGACACCAACCGGTTCAACGAGGCCCTGGGTCTGCCGCCCTACACACTCGACGAGACGCCCCAACCGAACGGCACAGTCCTGCGACGTGGGCGGGGTAAAGCAGCGGGTTTCACGCTGGAGTGGGAAGAGAAGCCGTACGAGTGGGTCTCGGGTCGACATTTTCGCCAGTCACGCGTGTTCAGCAAGGGCCCGTTCCGGCGCTTCGGCCCGGACTTCGATGTCGAACCGGACGGCTGCGGCGGCTCGCGTGTTTCCTATGCACTCGAATGGGAGCCGCTGAACATGGCAGGCCGCCTGTTCGGCGCTCGACTTGCGGCGCAGGCCGGTGAGCACGTGCGCCGCCGCGTCCTGGAGGCGGTCGCTTATCTTCGGGGTGACGATGCTGCGGACCGCCTCACACCGTTCGTGTTGCCAGAGCCGATGCTGCCACCGGGTGCGCGCGAACGAGCCACCGCGATCGCACGCGAAATCGACCGCAGCGCGTACGGAAACGGGCTCGGTGACCGCCTGGCCGAGCTGGTGCTGCACGCCATGGCGGCCGATCTCAACCGGCTGCGACCCAAGGTCCTGGCGGGCCAGCTTGGGGTGCCGGTGCGCGCAGCCACCGAGGCGTGTCTGACCGCCGTGAAGAGCGGTCTGCTTTGCATGAAGTGGGATCTGCTGTGCCCCAATTGCCGGGGCGCCAAGGTCAGCGTCCCATCGCTGGCCGACCTACCACACGGTGCGCACTGTTCGTCGTGCAACATCGATTACGACCGCGACTTCGAACGCAACGTCGAGCTGACATTCACACCGTCACCGACGGTGCGCCCGCTGCGGGAGGGCGAATTCTGCCTTTCCGGACCGATGAGCACCGCGCATGTGGTGGTGCAGGTCTTACTGAGCCCGGGGGAGCGACGCACCGTGCCAATCGACCTGCTTCCCGGCTCCTATCGTGGACGCACGTTACATCCGGGCGCCGTCGTCGACGTCGAATACGCTGCCGACGCCTTTCCCGATCTGCGTATCACGGCCACCGGTGTGGAGCTGCTCGCGGAGCCGGACGGCAACGACGAGCCGGGAACCGTGACGTTCGTCAACGAGACAGGATACGAACTTGCGGCGTTGATCGAAGAACGATCGTGGACACGGCAGGCCCTGACGGCACCGGAAGTGATCTCGTTGCAGGCATTTCGAGACATGTTCGCCGAGGCGACGCTGCGCCCGGGTGACGATGCCGGCGTCAGCCAGGTCGCGCTGCTGTTCACCGACCTGCGTGGCTCGACTGAGCTCTATGAACGGGTTGGTGATGCCACCGCGTACAACTTGGTCCGGGAACACTTCACCTTGCTCGCCGAGATCGTGCGTGATCATGCCGGCGCGATCGTCAAGACGATCGGCGACGCGGTGATGGCGTCGTTCGACGATCCCGCCCAGGCGGTGCGCGCGGCGCTGGCCATGCAGGCCAAGATCGCCGCGTCCGCGCACGGCGCCGAGCATCTGGTGTTGAAAGTGGGCGTCCATGCCGGCCCGAGTGTGGTCGTGACGTTGAATGACCGCCTGGACTACTTCGGCTCCACCGTCAATATGGCGGCGCGCCTGCAAGGTCAGAGTGCCGGCGAGGACATCGTGCTGTCAGAAGCCATCGCTTCGGATCCTGCGGTCCAGGAATTTCTGGCCGACATACCGCAGCGCCATGAGACGGTTGCGCTCAAAGGTTTCAACGAACCGGTCGGTTTCCTGCGGTTGCTGAGTTTGGCATCACCCCGGGACGGGGAAGACGGGCACTAG